A stretch of the bacterium genome encodes the following:
- a CDS encoding efflux RND transporter periplasmic adaptor subunit, whose translation MNKIVVVIGLLAVVVVLGVLVGGRIRQKNRMQPAPTIEELQSGSGYPVRVAGAAREDIDDLIEVDGTVEPDRKAVLVSRYDRLIESISVDEGDPVAAGDVLVVLEHKAVELRVEAEQAALDEAEKNLTRARALYSSGAISRQDLDRSEVATDRMKASLQENREELENMYLASPLTGFVSRRYREPGELSGVGEPLLEIVDIDRVEVHCRISEQLIAGIRRGQNVKVRFDAYPEKTWEGTVDTINPTANSISRLFTVKIGLNNREHLLRPGMYARTSIVREIHEQAVLIPRSALVRNEEGESGVFLVCAGNSAHFQPVRTGIVAREMVEILGGMDGDCLVVVEGQDKLADGATVKVIAADESGEE comes from the coding sequence GTGAATAAAATCGTTGTTGTTATCGGTTTGCTGGCCGTTGTGGTCGTGCTGGGCGTTCTGGTCGGCGGCCGCATCCGGCAGAAAAACCGGATGCAGCCGGCGCCCACCATCGAAGAACTGCAGAGCGGTTCCGGTTACCCGGTCCGCGTCGCCGGGGCGGCACGGGAGGATATCGACGATCTGATCGAGGTGGACGGAACGGTGGAACCCGACCGCAAGGCGGTACTGGTCTCGCGATACGACCGGCTGATCGAAAGCATATCCGTCGACGAAGGCGATCCGGTGGCCGCCGGCGACGTCCTCGTTGTCCTCGAGCACAAAGCCGTGGAATTACGGGTCGAGGCCGAGCAAGCGGCTCTGGACGAGGCCGAGAAGAACCTGACCCGGGCCCGGGCCCTCTACAGTTCGGGGGCCATTTCCCGGCAAGACCTCGACCGGAGCGAAGTAGCGACGGACCGCATGAAGGCCTCCCTGCAGGAAAACCGGGAAGAGCTGGAGAATATGTATCTCGCCTCGCCTCTCACGGGGTTTGTCTCCCGCCGGTACCGGGAACCGGGAGAGCTGTCGGGGGTCGGGGAACCGCTCCTGGAAATCGTCGATATCGACCGGGTCGAGGTGCATTGCCGGATCTCCGAACAATTGATCGCCGGCATCCGCCGGGGACAGAACGTCAAGGTGCGTTTCGACGCTTACCCGGAAAAAACCTGGGAGGGGACGGTCGACACCATTAACCCCACCGCCAACTCGATCAGCCGCCTCTTCACGGTCAAGATCGGCCTGAACAACCGCGAACACCTCCTGCGCCCCGGCATGTACGCTCGGACCTCGATCGTCCGTGAAATCCACGAGCAGGCGGTTCTGATCCCCCGAAGCGCCCTGGTCAGGAATGAGGAGGGCGAGTCCGGAGTCTTTCTGGTCTGCGCCGGGAACTCCGCGCATTTCCAGCCCGTGCGCACGGGCATCGTCGCCCGGGAAATGGTCGAAATCCTGGGAGGCATGGACGGAGACTGCTTGGTCGTAGTCGAAGGACAGGACAAGCTCGCGGACGGCGCAACCGTCAAGGTGATCGCCGCGGACGAAAGCGGAGAGGAATAA
- a CDS encoding efflux RND transporter permease subunit produces MFLSNLAINRRVLTQVIILIFVILGLVGYLDSPVDLFPKVDIPWVSVATIYTGAGPREIETLVTKPLEEELSTVEGLKHITSRSEEGLSIIALEFELGIDTDAAAADVRDKVALAEPDLPEDAEKPLVSKFDLNAMPIMSLAVSGNRPPQELYLLADNKIRSAISRVRGVANADIIGGQEREIRIAVDQKRLNALHLRFDDIFSAIRQANLELPSGHITEASNEFTIRLAGKIEELEEFRKIPIITKEGETIRLEDICEIEDTVKEVRELARFQGKPSLGILIQKRSDANTIGVADGIYRTIRDLKRLLPSDIEIEVSTDNSVFIRNSLGEVTNNIVMGIVLTAVCLFFFLHNFRSTLIIAVAMPTSIICTFFLVYLFGFSINMLSMSGLALAVGILVNNAILVLENIHRYLEMGKDRVTAAKVGTSEIAAAVASTTLTNIVVFLPVAFMQSIAGQFFRQFAMVIVFSTIFSLFISYTLTPMLASRFLRETREKKKVFQAWERFYDRLSEKYGRLVGTILRRKALVIGLTVVAFVLSLLLTPLIGFEFFPATDQGSFKIAVETPVGTSLQATDAVVRRVEALAESIPEKEKIFAMVGKTSSAHGGSTSGINLGEVDIDLVDLEARNRSTGQIMNSLRPLLAEIPGASFTLQETEQGGGGGDKPIKIEISGDDIETLNRLAAEIMNLAATVPGAVDIDSDWRSGKPELWFLPDREKAAEYGITVGDIARVLRSSFSGEVASTYRVSDDEFDIRVKLREGDRRFQEQVRNLTLPAADGKPVPLTAVCRIENGEGPTTITRKDRSRTVTVSANVSGVSAGEVGRSLGRLIDEKMTFPEGYSYFSGGEMEMIAKEFGELIKALILAICLTFLMLAGILESWRFPVMIMLSLPLALITILLALFLTGATINIMSLMAIIMLVGLVINNTIVIVDYANHLRRNGNGNIFDAVVQACQVRLRPILMANLTTVIAMIPLALAKGAGGGYRASMGVVSIGGMMGGAFLALIVMPAVYVLFASPREAFRFRKRRVVSSGDG; encoded by the coding sequence GTGTTTCTCTCGAACCTCGCCATCAACCGCCGGGTACTGACCCAGGTCATCATCCTCATCTTCGTCATCCTGGGGCTGGTCGGCTACCTGGACAGCCCGGTCGATCTTTTCCCCAAAGTCGATATCCCCTGGGTGAGCGTCGCCACCATCTACACCGGAGCCGGTCCACGGGAGATCGAAACGCTCGTGACCAAGCCCCTCGAGGAGGAGTTGAGCACCGTCGAGGGGCTGAAACACATAACCTCCCGTTCCGAGGAGGGCCTTTCCATCATCGCCCTCGAATTCGAACTGGGAATCGACACCGACGCCGCCGCCGCCGATGTCAGGGACAAGGTGGCGTTGGCCGAACCCGATCTTCCCGAAGACGCGGAGAAACCGCTGGTCAGCAAGTTCGACCTCAACGCCATGCCGATCATGTCCCTGGCGGTGTCGGGGAACCGGCCGCCCCAAGAGCTTTACCTCCTGGCCGACAACAAGATCCGTTCCGCCATTTCCCGGGTCAGGGGGGTGGCCAACGCCGACATCATCGGGGGCCAGGAACGTGAGATCAGGATCGCGGTCGACCAGAAGAGACTCAACGCCCTGCACCTGCGGTTCGACGACATCTTCTCCGCGATCAGGCAGGCGAACCTGGAACTCCCTTCGGGCCATATCACCGAGGCCAGCAACGAGTTCACGATCCGTCTGGCCGGGAAGATCGAGGAGTTGGAGGAATTCCGCAAAATCCCGATCATCACCAAGGAAGGAGAGACCATCCGCCTGGAGGATATCTGCGAAATCGAAGATACCGTCAAGGAGGTCCGGGAGCTCGCTCGTTTCCAGGGCAAGCCCTCGCTCGGAATCCTGATTCAGAAGCGATCCGACGCCAACACCATCGGCGTAGCCGACGGGATATATAGGACCATCCGCGACCTCAAGCGCCTGCTGCCGAGCGACATCGAAATCGAAGTCTCGACCGACAACTCCGTGTTCATCCGCAACTCCCTGGGCGAGGTCACGAACAACATCGTCATGGGGATCGTCCTGACCGCGGTGTGCCTCTTTTTCTTCCTCCATAATTTCCGCAGCACCCTGATTATCGCGGTCGCGATGCCCACCAGCATTATCTGCACATTCTTCCTGGTTTATCTTTTCGGCTTTTCCATCAATATGCTGAGCATGTCCGGTCTGGCCCTGGCCGTGGGGATACTGGTGAACAACGCCATCCTCGTCCTGGAGAACATCCATCGCTACCTGGAGATGGGAAAGGACCGGGTCACCGCCGCCAAGGTCGGGACTTCCGAAATCGCCGCCGCCGTCGCCTCCACCACCTTGACCAACATCGTCGTATTCCTGCCGGTCGCTTTCATGCAGAGTATCGCCGGGCAGTTTTTCCGCCAGTTCGCCATGGTGATCGTATTTTCCACCATCTTTTCGCTCTTTATCTCCTATACCCTCACTCCCATGCTGGCTTCCAGGTTCCTCCGCGAAACACGGGAGAAAAAGAAGGTGTTCCAGGCCTGGGAGCGTTTTTACGACCGTCTCTCCGAAAAATACGGCCGGTTGGTCGGTACAATACTGAGAAGAAAAGCGCTGGTGATCGGCCTGACCGTGGTCGCATTCGTCCTCTCCCTTCTGCTTACGCCCCTGATCGGTTTCGAATTTTTCCCGGCAACCGACCAGGGATCGTTCAAGATCGCGGTCGAGACGCCGGTGGGAACTTCCCTTCAGGCCACCGATGCGGTGGTGCGCCGGGTAGAGGCCCTGGCCGAAAGCATCCCCGAAAAAGAAAAAATCTTCGCCATGGTCGGAAAAACATCCAGCGCCCACGGGGGGAGCACCTCGGGGATCAACCTGGGTGAAGTCGATATCGATCTCGTCGACCTGGAGGCGAGAAACCGTTCGACCGGGCAGATTATGAACTCCCTCCGGCCGCTGCTGGCGGAGATTCCCGGAGCGTCCTTCACCCTCCAGGAGACCGAACAGGGCGGCGGCGGAGGCGACAAACCGATCAAAATCGAGATCAGCGGCGATGATATCGAAACACTCAACCGGCTGGCCGCCGAAATCATGAATCTGGCGGCGACCGTTCCCGGCGCGGTCGACATCGACAGCGACTGGAGGAGCGGGAAACCGGAACTCTGGTTCCTTCCCGACCGGGAAAAAGCCGCCGAATATGGGATCACGGTAGGAGACATCGCCCGGGTACTCCGTAGCTCCTTTTCCGGAGAAGTGGCTTCCACCTACCGGGTATCAGACGACGAATTCGACATCCGGGTAAAATTGCGCGAGGGGGACCGGCGATTCCAGGAACAGGTCCGCAACCTCACCCTTCCGGCCGCCGACGGCAAACCGGTTCCCCTGACCGCCGTCTGCCGAATCGAAAACGGTGAGGGCCCCACCACCATCACCCGCAAAGACCGGAGCCGCACAGTCACCGTCTCGGCAAATGTTTCCGGGGTCTCGGCCGGAGAAGTAGGGCGGAGCCTGGGCCGGCTCATCGACGAAAAGATGACTTTCCCCGAGGGCTATTCCTACTTCTCCGGGGGGGAGATGGAGATGATCGCCAAGGAATTCGGGGAACTCATCAAAGCCCTGATCCTGGCCATCTGCCTCACCTTCCTCATGCTCGCCGGGATTCTGGAATCATGGCGTTTCCCGGTCATGATCATGCTCAGCCTGCCCCTGGCCCTGATCACGATCCTACTGGCCCTCTTTCTCACGGGGGCGACGATCAATATCATGTCGCTGATGGCCATCATCATGCTGGTCGGGCTGGTCATCAACAACACCATCGTCATCGTCGATTACGCCAACCACCTGCGCCGCAACGGGAATGGAAACATTTTCGACGCCGTGGTCCAGGCCTGCCAAGTCAGGCTACGGCCGATCCTGATGGCGAACCTCACCACCGTTATCGCCATGATCCCCCTGGCCCTGGCCAAGGGAGCGGGAGGCGGCTACCGGGCCTCCATGGGGGTGGTTTCGATCGGGGGAATGATGGGAGGGGCATTTCTCGCCCTGATCGTGATGCCGGCCGTCTATGTCCTGTTCGCGTCGCCACGGGAGGCTTTCCGTTTCCGGAAGCGCCGAGTCGTCTCCTCCGGCGACGGCTGA
- a CDS encoding Wzz/FepE/Etk N-terminal domain-containing protein — MSADPISPNELTVFRIIWKARLKISAATLIVGVIAGGVSLFLSNKYSATAAILVQQPELQVEGEAPPPNVETLRTLVEAESTKRELFERLQEEGILAPEMDFKSFGRKLSTEILHQRDREKTALPLIQLTAVTRDSELSALIANRWAAIVLEKTRSIHTAGVEELGQFIGTLFAQAEKSLKESETRYTEAYLSSEIEINRSIMENLTKTRQVAYSRYLDYTEELVQKKAILDVLTQTMAEDEINGIWRGKYYFEKLLTGDSAGFASQTEGRDELAILASNLYRSQVLLAEFEEKSNLQFKEMQLKNKDRELEHISTEIVQAQNRLAVIAPQYEGLQALLKTLSPTLLLKKAITDDALWNKFFSEGLPGNADLPVLAEEEINPVYSSLQGDLLNKSVEIKGLKEQIKFYDQKLKTLQEEVSLLAKEISSLQSTRKSYQDSIQRDQSLFDNLADRYSENRKTVNNTAFEVDRLLGLSRAQEEEVARIDGQLRELGQKILTWQDRLSALQRTVESRRQIRDSLAARAGEVDMLNVSLQDVSRSGIALLYSAQADPAKVGPHRVRLILAAMLVGFLATSAILVVSRLGRIS, encoded by the coding sequence GTGAGCGCCGATCCTATCTCCCCGAATGAATTGACGGTTTTCAGAATCATCTGGAAAGCGCGGCTGAAGATATCGGCGGCGACGCTGATCGTGGGGGTGATTGCGGGGGGGGTCAGCTTGTTCCTTTCCAATAAGTATTCCGCGACCGCGGCGATACTGGTTCAACAGCCCGAGCTGCAGGTCGAAGGCGAGGCTCCGCCCCCCAACGTCGAAACTCTGCGCACGCTGGTGGAGGCCGAAAGCACCAAGCGGGAGCTGTTCGAGCGCTTGCAAGAAGAAGGAATCCTGGCGCCGGAAATGGATTTCAAGTCTTTCGGCAGGAAATTATCGACCGAAATCCTGCATCAGCGCGACCGGGAAAAAACGGCTCTGCCGCTGATTCAACTCACGGCCGTCACCCGCGATTCCGAGCTCTCCGCCCTGATCGCCAACCGCTGGGCGGCCATCGTCCTGGAAAAGACCAGGAGCATTCATACCGCCGGGGTGGAGGAATTGGGTCAGTTCATCGGCACGCTGTTCGCCCAGGCGGAGAAATCGCTTAAAGAAAGCGAAACCCGCTACACCGAAGCGTACCTCTCCTCCGAAATCGAGATCAACCGATCCATCATGGAAAACCTGACGAAGACGAGACAGGTCGCATACTCCCGGTACCTGGACTACACCGAAGAACTGGTTCAGAAAAAGGCCATCCTCGACGTCCTCACCCAGACCATGGCGGAAGATGAAATCAACGGCATCTGGAGGGGCAAATATTATTTCGAGAAACTCCTGACCGGAGACAGCGCCGGATTCGCCTCTCAAACCGAGGGAAGGGACGAGTTGGCGATACTGGCCTCCAACCTGTATCGGAGCCAGGTTCTCCTGGCAGAATTCGAAGAAAAAAGCAACCTGCAGTTCAAGGAAATGCAGCTCAAGAACAAAGACCGCGAACTGGAACATATCTCTACCGAGATCGTGCAGGCACAGAATCGTCTGGCGGTCATCGCCCCCCAGTACGAAGGGTTGCAAGCGCTGCTCAAAACCCTCTCCCCCACCCTCCTCCTGAAGAAAGCGATCACCGACGACGCCCTGTGGAACAAATTTTTCTCCGAAGGGTTGCCCGGCAACGCCGATCTCCCGGTGCTGGCGGAGGAGGAAATCAATCCCGTCTATTCCTCGCTGCAGGGGGATTTGCTCAATAAGTCGGTGGAGATCAAGGGACTGAAGGAGCAGATCAAATTCTACGATCAGAAATTGAAGACCCTGCAGGAAGAAGTCAGCCTGCTGGCCAAGGAGATCAGCAGCCTGCAATCCACCAGAAAATCATATCAGGATTCGATCCAGCGTGATCAAAGCCTTTTCGACAACCTGGCCGACCGCTACAGTGAAAACCGAAAGACCGTCAACAACACCGCCTTCGAGGTCGACCGCCTACTGGGTCTGAGCCGAGCGCAGGAAGAGGAAGTGGCCCGAATCGACGGACAACTCCGGGAACTGGGACAGAAGATCCTCACCTGGCAGGATCGCCTTTCCGCCCTGCAGAGAACCGTGGAAAGCAGGCGGCAGATCCGCGATTCCCTGGCGGCGCGCGCCGGCGAAGTGGATATGCTCAACGTGTCCCTGCAAGACGTCTCCCGGTCGGGGATCGCGCTGCTCTATTCCGCCCAGGCCGATCCGGCCAAAGTCGGTCCGCACCGGGTCCGGTTGATCCTCGCCGCCATGCTCGTCGGCTTCCTGGCGACCTCGGCGATTCTGGTCGTCTCACGCCTGGGCCGAATTTCCTAA
- a CDS encoding O-antigen ligase family protein codes for MGAVWVLYLAWALISLAWAPSPRPGLERWGAVFLPTCGYLLAARTRFWENRACWGAFSILVGIVAGIGILQYMYEELPLIHWFQGTAVPRSTMGQRNYASMYLMLAIPFLFYAWFKLRRAMAFVALAAALLGGIFLLLAKTRGALVGCGLGLFFILAAGGLKKVRQEPKKLRVLLVLPILVAALALVVQPSPKVRESIGRKRNLAQVFPTILNPAQRLDFWRPCLGVTDFWRGAGFGNFPVVATPSTAQGLVKTLNWEVHNDYLQAFVDLGLVGFLLFAAACGLLLRGAWRGRNTGTGLAAGAAAIGMLFMQFTTFTSEKVSSLIWFAGIAAVINTPERKHPLLSLPVWPGFSRLASRLAGLLLLFLAAAAALAIRSDRRFRQISEEAAEAAAMGHAAGEESSPQKKQRIYLLYRQRREIVMAELDDLRENYLPWSWFDANMRHISLHQLAEISMDLGDAYHADFFSREALRLHPHDRTCITFLAYNALREGRTVDAEHWLERGMQVFGCDPYLPFFCEKLAAVLEKRGDTKRARSIRSRQAANFVRVPASPQPPDWTAGVEPETNLSWGREANRSYDVYFWERGGPQPRSPALAVEGFDPVRPPIPLEPGKVYLWRVTAQGTFGSATGPIWSFRVGPVALDREQPLD; via the coding sequence TTGGGAGCGGTCTGGGTTCTTTATCTCGCCTGGGCGCTGATTTCCCTTGCCTGGGCGCCTTCTCCGCGGCCCGGCCTGGAGCGGTGGGGAGCCGTCTTCCTGCCGACCTGCGGATATCTCCTGGCTGCCCGCACCCGTTTCTGGGAAAACCGGGCCTGCTGGGGAGCTTTTTCCATTCTGGTCGGGATCGTGGCCGGCATCGGTATTCTTCAGTACATGTACGAGGAGCTTCCCCTGATCCACTGGTTTCAGGGGACCGCGGTGCCCCGCTCTACCATGGGGCAGCGAAACTACGCCAGCATGTACCTCATGCTCGCCATTCCTTTCCTGTTCTATGCCTGGTTCAAACTGAGAAGGGCGATGGCTTTCGTGGCCCTGGCCGCGGCCCTGCTCGGGGGCATATTCCTGCTCCTGGCGAAAACCCGGGGAGCGCTCGTCGGGTGCGGGTTGGGGCTGTTCTTCATTCTGGCGGCAGGCGGCCTGAAAAAAGTTCGTCAGGAACCGAAGAAATTGAGGGTTCTGTTGGTTCTGCCGATTTTGGTCGCGGCGCTGGCCCTGGTCGTACAACCTTCCCCGAAAGTTCGGGAATCAATCGGGCGAAAACGAAATCTCGCTCAAGTATTCCCGACCATCCTGAATCCGGCGCAGAGGCTCGACTTCTGGAGGCCGTGCCTGGGGGTTACCGACTTCTGGCGGGGGGCCGGATTCGGGAACTTTCCCGTCGTCGCCACTCCTTCAACTGCCCAGGGTCTGGTCAAAACCCTGAATTGGGAAGTCCACAACGACTACCTTCAGGCTTTTGTCGATCTCGGGCTGGTGGGGTTTCTGCTCTTTGCCGCCGCCTGCGGGCTTCTGCTCCGGGGCGCCTGGCGCGGGAGAAACACCGGAACGGGCTTGGCCGCGGGTGCGGCTGCGATCGGAATGTTGTTCATGCAATTCACCACGTTCACTTCCGAAAAGGTCAGTTCCCTGATCTGGTTCGCAGGGATTGCGGCCGTCATCAATACTCCGGAGCGAAAGCACCCCCTGCTTTCCCTCCCGGTTTGGCCCGGGTTTTCCCGGCTTGCCAGCCGTCTGGCCGGGCTCCTGCTGCTCTTTCTGGCCGCCGCCGCCGCTCTGGCCATCCGCTCCGACCGGCGATTCCGCCAGATAAGCGAGGAAGCGGCGGAAGCGGCGGCGATGGGACACGCGGCCGGAGAAGAATCGTCTCCGCAGAAAAAGCAGCGGATATATCTGCTGTACCGGCAGCGGAGGGAAATAGTCATGGCCGAGCTGGACGACCTCAGGGAAAACTATCTCCCCTGGTCCTGGTTCGATGCCAACATGCGCCATATTTCCCTGCACCAACTGGCCGAGATCTCCATGGACCTCGGGGACGCCTACCACGCCGACTTCTTTTCCCGGGAAGCGCTGCGGCTGCACCCCCACGACCGCACCTGCATCACCTTCCTCGCGTATAACGCCCTGCGCGAGGGCCGAACGGTCGACGCCGAACACTGGCTGGAGAGGGGGATGCAGGTCTTCGGGTGCGATCCCTACCTGCCTTTTTTCTGCGAAAAGTTGGCCGCGGTTCTCGAAAAACGCGGGGATACCAAGCGGGCGCGATCCATCCGGAGCCGCCAGGCCGCCAATTTCGTACGGGTACCGGCGTCGCCGCAGCCGCCCGACTGGACCGCCGGCGTCGAGCCGGAAACGAACCTGTCCTGGGGCCGGGAGGCCAACCGAAGCTACGACGTTTATTTCTGGGAACGCGGCGGACCCCAACCCCGATCCCCGGCCCTGGCGGTCGAAGGCTTCGACCCGGTGCGGCCGCCGATTCCCCTGGAACCAGGCAAAGTTTATCTTTGGAGGGTGACGGCTCAGGGGACGTTCGGGTCGGCTACCGGACCTATTTGGTCTTTTCGGGTGGGGCCGGTCGCCCTTGACCGGGAACAGCCCCTTGATTAG